A genomic stretch from Psilocybe cubensis strain MGC-MH-2018 chromosome 1, whole genome shotgun sequence includes:
- a CDS encoding putative peroxygenase 3 has translation MVAPVDGPSAAPGTGFEVGKHNTALQAHVAFFDRDDDGIIWPGDTYRGFRELKFGVLLSILAMLVIHSGFSYITWGSILPDPFFRLKVKYMHRAKHGSDSGVYTTLGEFDDNRFEYIFNMYSTEPHTHLTFTEGVRMVHGNRNPYDPFGWFSAVFEWLSTYLLLWPVDGRGMRKEDVKAIYNGSLFYRVSGKKPKY, from the exons ATGGTCGCCCCAGTGGATGGTCCTTCAGCAGCCCCTGGAACAGGATTTGAGGTTGGCAAGCACAACACTGCCCTCCAAGCCCACGTCGCCTTTTTCGACAGGGACGATGATGGTATTATTTGGCCTGGTGATAC ATATAGAGGATTTCGAGAACTCAAGTTCGGCGTGTTGCTCTCCATTCTGGCGATGCTTGTTATTCATAGCGGGTTCTC TTACATAACCTGGGGAAGCATCCTTCCCGACCCTTTTTTCCGCTTGAAAGTAAAGTACATGCATAGG GCAAAGCATGGATCAGATTCTGGTGTCTACACCACACTCGGCGAGTTCGATGACAATAGGTTCGAATACATTTTCAACATGTATTCCACTGAACCGCATACCCACCTTACGTTCACTGAGGGTGTCAGAATGGTTCACGGGAATCGAAACCCATACGATCCT TTTGGCTGGTTTTCTGCCGTGTTTGAATGGCTTTCTACATATCTCCTCCTTTGGCCAGTCGATGGTCGAGGCATGAGAAAGGAGGATGTGAAAGCTATCTATAAT GGATCGTTGTTCTATAGAGTTTCTGGCAAAAAGCCAAAGTATTAA
- a CDS encoding Chromatin structure-remodeling complex subunit rsc1: MPVTPAQKAAIEEVISAILAAQAPRGRRQLAAMFMDLVDRGSWPQYYEVIPEPRCLKNIQSGVAKGRYKEATDVYTDLSLVFWNALFYNESDSQIALDAQTLKDILEAEWKKRTVLPTTRSSPPPSSAQKVHGVAEDTTAGAKEVKPSSTGAKEVKTSTPAAPTPAPSTPAPPTPAPLPVAATAARTTTPASQTQPQPTASASTSNYAYSKPVPIRPKSTQRQTPEIEVDVVSPESDEAESDGAALQAERDPQSEEIVKQLEKGLPRWPGFGEEGWMTDTKPVRHCYTIIDMTLFSMDNKGTGNRLAVCLESVPEESSPTLHLASTSPISLKQIETRTRHKLYKSAKDFDHDMARLFEKARRWHDPGTEAYGRTLLLQRLYQALTSPNPPAAPYVSNTNFAALRAGPGNVRPVHGSDGEGIPNVTTHRVLSRDRTFVDELNYKGWKIKLADWVHLSNPDDPSRPIIGQVFRCWVSDNFGKPGPPGITVSWYYRPEQTFHPSNRMFWEGEVFKTSHFADHPLEDIIEKIACQFTARHIRGRPRPPFWYVGFPLYVCDSRYNDRDRVFVRIKNWNSCVPEEVRQSTEFMPIYPFERTVYPVRHPSPFISKGAGGKGVPKGPGGLLEPSPDLVDGMEEGAYGKKKSRTDSARVAASVTGGVAYPSTYQNIQLPYVQQQQYQQQQQFSQRIGPDRSVVTAAGGLASIGGPTQVEKLPPDTEDFQLFWRAEQYFELMIMSFHAFTLSMSAPVNTARELDLYRHICCLSPNTTAKLVDRDPETNEVLWFAAPPLNMARAKGPRHSLAYLEFLAAKRKKRHTAGESDDKMDCEEDSSQAAKRARTYVAPTVMETMQAVWKEMALDAHLQRRARFDWQATSMMTASKKI; this comes from the exons ATGCCAGTAACACCAGCGCAAAAGGCCGCTATTGAAGAGGTTATTAGCGCCATTCTGGCTGCACAGGCACCCCGTGGAAGACGTCAGCTAGCTGCAATGTTTATGGACTTAGTTGATCGAGGGTCATGGCCGCAGTACTACGAG GTTATACCTGAGCCCAGGTGCTTGAAGAATATCCAATCAGGCGTGGCGAAAGGAAGATACAAGGAAGCGACAGATGTATACACCGATCTCTCGCTTGTTTTCTGGAACGCGTTATTCTACAATGAGTCCGACAGCCAGATTGCATTGGACGCGCAGACACTAAAA GATATCTTGGAGGCAGAATGGAAGAAACGCACAGTGCTTCCAACTACACGTTCTTCTCCCCCACCTTCCTCCGCACAAAAGGTACATGGGGTAGCAGAAGATACCACCGCAGGAGCAAAGGAAGTGAAGCCATCATCGACAGGGGCCAAGGAAGTGAAAACATCGACACCGGCAGCACCGACACCGGCTCCTTCAACGCCGGCGCCCCCAACACCAGCTCCATTACCTGTTGCTGCCACAGCAGCACGCACAACAACACCAGCCTCTCAGACCCAACCTCAGCCGACAGCCAGTGCGAGTACTTCCAATTATGCCTACTCAAAACCCGTGCCCATTCGCCCCAAATCTACGCAACGTCAGACGCCTGAAATCGAAGTGGACGTCGTGTCGCCAGAATCTGATGAAGCAGAATCTGATGGTGCTGCATTACAGGCGGAACGGGACCCGCAAAGTGAAGAGATTGTGAAGCAGTTGGAGAAAGGTCTGCCGAGATGGCCTGGTTTTGGAGAGGAGGGTTGGATGACTGATACTAAACCTGTGCGTCATTGTTATACCATCATCGATATGACTTTGTTCTCAATGGATAATAAAGGAAC TGGGAATCGCCTTGCTGTCTGTCTCGAATCGGTGCCCGAAGAATCATCTCCAACGTTGCACCTCGCATCTACTTCCCCAATTTCTCTGAAGCAGATAGAA ACTCGAACAAGACACAAACTTTACAAAAGCGCCAAAGATTTTGACCACGATATGGCACGGCTTTTCGAGAAAGCGCGGCGATGGCATGACCCTGGCACAGAAGCATACGGTCgaactcttcttctccag CGTCTGTATCAAGCACTGACATCTCCCAATCCTCCTGCTGcgccatatgtatcaaatACAAACTTTGCGGCGCTTCGAGCTGGCCCAGGAAACGTCAGACCTGTCCATGGGTCAGATGGCGAGGGCATCCCGAACGTCACGACTCATCGCGTTCTCTCACGAGATCGAACATTCGTTGACGAGCTGAATTACAAGGGATGGAAGATCAAATTGGCCGATTGGGTGCATTTGAGCAACCCCGATGATCCCAGTCGGCCAATTATTGGGCAGGTCTTCAGGTGCTGGGTGTCGGATAACTT TGGCAAACCAGGGCCCCCAGGTATCACTGTCTCATGGTACTATAGACCCGAGCAG ACGTTCCATCCGTCAAACAGAATGTTTTGGGAGGGAGAGGTATTCAAAACAA GTCACTTTGCGGACCATCCTCTGGAAGATATCATCGAAAAAATTGCGTGTCAATTCACCGCACGACATATCAGAGGACGGCCTCGACCGCCCTTCTGGTATGTCGGCTTCCCCTTGTATGTGTGTGATTCGCGGTACAACGACCGTGACCGCGTCTTTGTGAGGATCAAGAACTGGAACTCGTGTGTTCCTGAAGAGGTCAGACAGAGCACCGAATTTATGCCGATCTACCCATTCGAGAGAACTGTTTATCCCGTGCGCCATCCGAGCCCGTTCATTTCGAAAGGTGCTGGTGGGAAAGGCGTACCGAAAGGCCCTGGGGGGCTTTTAGAGCCATCGCCTGACCTTGTGGATGGGATGGAGGAGGGGGCCTATGGTAAGAAAAAGTCACGAACCGATAGCGCGCGAGTTGCTGCAAGCGTGACTGGTGGCGTTGCATATCCATCAACATATCAAAACATACAGCTTCCGTATgttcagcaacagcagtatcaacagcagcagcaattcAGCCAGCGGATAGGTCCTGACAGGTCGGTAGTTACAGCAGCGGGGGGATTGGCTTCGATAGGCGGTCCCACACAGGTAGAGAAACTTCCACCAGATACAG AAGACTTTCAGCTCTTCTGGCGTGCGGAGCAGTATTTTGAGCTGATGATCATGTCTTTCCATGCATTCACCCTTTCTATGTCTGCTCCTGTCAATACTGCGCGTGAACTGGACCTGTACCGCCATATATGTTGTCTTTCGCCGAACACAACAGCCAAATTGGTCGACCGTGACCCAGAAACGAATGAAGTCCTATGGTTCGCGGCACCGCCCTTGAATATGGCGCGCGCCAAAGGGCCTCGGCATAGCCTTGCGTATCTCGAATTTTTAGCCGCCAAACGCAAGAAAAGGCATACAGCTGGCGAGAGCGACGACAAAATGGATTGTGAAGAAGATTCAAGCCAAGCTGCGAAACGCGCGCGTACCTACGTCGCACCCACTGTGATGGAGACGATGCAAGCCGTCTGGAAGGAAATGGCTCTTGATGCGC ATTTGCAACGCCGCGCGCGCTTT GATTGGCAAGCCACCTCCATGATGACGGCAAGCAAAAAGATCTAA
- a CDS encoding ATP-dependent kinase-like protein notR' yields the protein MEEDVEELARYLLHKLDCTPAAQRLIVGIAGIPASGKSTFSHLLVERVNSLLRERWVTNSTTSGETPANIQNASGDIGFPEHEQAILVGLDGWHLSRAQLDLLPDPRTAHDRRGIHWTFDGAAYITFLKKVRDTSFAGVITAPSFDHALKDPTLDAVSIHPYHRIVIIEGLYVFLSIPPWSEGGLLLDERWFIEVDKAEARRRLAVRHVLTGITENTIEAEKRADLNDLPNGEFIVSNLLKPTRVIQSKPISTSVR from the exons ATGGaggaagatgttgaagagTTGGCGCGCTACTTGCTCCATAAGTTAGACTG CACGCCTGCTGCGCAGCGTCTCATTGTAGGAATAGCAGGAATACCAGCCTCCGGGAAATCGACGTTTTCTCATCTATTAGTGGAGCGCGTCAACAGTCTTCTAAGAGAACGTTGGGTTACCAATTCAACGACCAGCGGAGAAACTCCTGCAAACATCCAGAACGCAAGTGGTGACATTGGTTTCCCCGAGCACGAGCAAGCCATCCTTGTTGGACTTGATGGATGGCACCTTTCCCGTGCTCAACTGGACCTTCTTCCTGACCCACGTACAGCTCACGATCGAAGAGGAATTCACTGGACCTTTGATGGTGCTGCATACATCACATTTCTAAAGAAAGTTCGCGATACCAGCTTTGCTGGTGTAATCACAGCACCTTCTTTCGATCATGCTTTGAAGGACCCAACCCTGGACGCAGTGTCTATACACCCTTATCATCGAATTGTGATTATAGAAGGATTATATGTGTTCCTGTCCATTCCACCTTGGAGTGAAGGTGGCCTCCTATTGGATGAGAGATGGTTCATCGAAGTTGATAAAGCCGAAGCCAGGAGGAGGTTGGCTGTACGCCATGTGCTCACAGGGATCACAGAAAATACGATTGAAGCCGAGAAGAGGGCCGATCTCAACGACTTGCCCA ATGGCGAGTTTATCGTTTCTAACTTGTTAAAGCCGACTAGGGTCATCCAGAGCAAGCCCATCTCAACATCAGTTAGGTGA
- a CDS encoding Agroclavine dehydrogenase: MTTLITGGTGRTGLALAHLLHDAKRPLVIATRAGAAPAPFTAVRFEWYDFDSHVAALSAHDNATPTSKIDRVYIVKPPLTTDAVVVTSFIDLAISKGVTRFVLLSSTQVGPDPSSNSPGSVIHQYLIDRGVEYAVLRPTWFMQNFDANFKRSIRDYDYIFSATHDGKIPWVSTDDIAQVAFECLTATQSPNKDIFVVGPELLSYEDVAAIASKVLERPIRFKRYTLEEQAAFYISLKWDPKYAKFLAELDTKIAQGSEEAVFVDPETEKNGRKYVGKRTLFEYFVANKKLWIKQ; the protein is encoded by the exons ATGACGACTTTAATAACAGGAGGGACAGGGCGGACCGGACTCGCACTCGCCCATTTATTGCACGACGCGAAGCGTCCACTCGTCATCGCGACGCGCGCCGGAGCGGCGCCCGCACCATTCACCGCCGTCAGATTTGAATGGTATGACTTCGACTCACACGTAGCCGCGCTTTCCGCCCATGATAATGCCACACCAACATCAAAGATCGACCGGGTGTATATAGTCAAACCGCCGCTCACCACTGACGCGGTGGTCGTCACCTCCTTTATCGACCTGGCGATTTCAAAGGGCGTCACGCGCTTCGTGCTATTGTCGTCGACGCAGGTTGGGCCTGATCCAAGTTCTAATTCGCCCGGGAGCGTGATACACCAGTACCTAATCGACAGAGGAGTCGAGTACGCCGTTCTACGGCCAACGTGGTTCATGC AAAATTTCGATGCGAATTTCAAGAGAAGCATCAGAGACTACGATTACATTTTCTCTGCGACGCACGACGGCAAAATACCATGGGTGTCCACGGACGACATCGCACAAGTTGCATTCGAGTGCCTCACCGCTACGCAAAGCCCCAACAAAGACATTTTCGTCGTTGGCCCTGAATTGCTATCTTACGAAGAC GTTGCAGCTATCGCATCGAAAGTCCTCGAACGGCCCATAAGATTTAAACGATACACCCTCGAAGAGCAGGCTGCGTTCTACATCAGCCTCAAGTGGGACCCCAAATACGCCAAGTTTCTAGCGGAGCTGGACACAAAGATCGCCCAGGGGTCCGAAGAGGCGGTGTTTGTCGACCCAGAAACGGAAAAAAATGGTCGAAAGTACGTGGGGAAGCGTACGCTTTTTGAATATTTTGTGGCAAATAAGAAGTTGTGGATTAAACAGTGA
- a CDS encoding Nudix hydrolase 15, mitochondrial translates to MEQILMASQLPIDAFSNKTRQCIANLVDFFRKSKDEQEHRAAYINGVEPYSRLAAVLVVLFERDGALRVLVTTRGEKLKTHGGQTSLPGGKMDAEDNRNIIATAYREAYEEVALPRDCPHIYTLGTLDLHPFHKLVVTPVVAVLTDASVLDELVPREGEVDHIFSHPVEAFLNPSLAANLEPLVPHGSKYWPHESKYHHYSDHVIKDLGGTTYRWHFFQTSASPVTGLTADVMIRVAEIAYQREADFERYAYDQIRSSQAWVEAFEEKYQKALALHIAPALVYQPIPFCPEPSQAPAVKSVPAMLSILLITLAASTTFAHGESSLQRRAGQTSAVCTSDFSWMNNEHSASPCQVVAQLNAICNGGNWVIPAINATTHYDNPSNDPNNDTASFCTCSWASYNLISACTVCQNADFQFKISVWTDYSSLCSGKLSTTCASNHLYFPSNITLPTDLTIPFWAGQDPTTWPNGRFNPSNAQQIANENHADLGQVPPPAQKKSSNVGAIVGGVIGGLVVIAAAIAAALYLIRRQRQSAPPEGTLPLSDSSGHMRSMSDVSASTRAYTTLSSTPFKTPASPTIFTHNTSVRSVPFMSSVAASTVPYGTATPPPLVRPTATPPPVNRVEDVIEPFTTLPQQTNSSHDRKQSNGNGFPLYDSPSAPPVGAAMHMEITRPTTPSQAQRVGRYNPPAYAESSAGNGNRAAHQRNQPSTSDAQSLHSLTSSRHHGTQHTIAHSPSSSGSGITNIVGQAFADNEASGSGINSLPGYGRQVGPFRDEKRRPPEDGSISARDIA, encoded by the exons ATGGAACAGATTCTCATGGCAAGTCAACTTCCTATCGATGCATTCTCAAATAAAACTCGGCAGTGCATCGCAAATCTTGTTGATTTCTTCAGGAAATCTAAAGATGAACAAGAGCACCGAGCCGCCTACAT AAATGGAGTAGAGCCATACTCTCGTCTCGCTGCTGTTCTTGTTGTATTGTTTGAGAGAGATGGTGCACTGCGTGTGTTGGTCACAACCCGTGGAGAAAAACTGAAGACACACGGTGGTCAGACGTCTCTACCTGGTGGAAAGATGGATGCGGAGGATAACAGAAACATCATCGCTACAGCT TACAGGGAAGCTTACGAGGAAGTTGCGCTGCCTAGAGACTGCCCCCACATATACACACTAGGAACTTTGGATCTCCATCCATTTCACAAACTCGTTGTAACACCTGTTGTCGCTGTTTTGACAGATGCTTCTGTACTAGACGAACTGGTACCCCGTGAAGGCGAAGTGGATCACATCTTTTCCCATCCTGTTGAGGCCTTCCTGAATCCTAGCCTTGCTGCCAATCTTGAACCACTAGTGCCCCATGGGAGCAAATACTGGCCGCACGAATCTAAATACCAT CACTACAGTGACCATGTAATCAAAGATTTAGGTGGGACAACCTACCGCTGGCATTTCTTTCAAACAAGCGCGTCGCCTGTAACCGGGCTTACAGCTGATGTCATG ATACGAGTTGCCGAAATTGCGTATCAACGGGAGGCTGACTTTGAGCGATACGCGTATGATCAAATTCGCAGCTCACAGGCATGGGTGGAGGCATTCGaggaaaaatatcaaaaagcGTTAGCATTGCA CATAGCCCCTGCCCTGGTTTATCAGCCCATCCCTTTCTGTCCGGAACCATCACAGGCCCCCGCTGTGAAATCAGTGCCCGCGATGTTGTCAATCCTCCTCATCACTTTGGCAGCCTCGACGACGTTCGCTCATGGCGAAAGCTCTCTGCAACGTAGAGCGGGTCAGACGTCTGCGGTGTGCACATCGGACTTTTCGTGGATGAATAATGAGCATAGCGCATCACCTTGTCAAGTGGTCGCACAGTTGAATGCGATATGTAACGGCGGCA ACTGGGTCATTCCGGCCATCAACGCTACAACCCACTACGACAATCCCTCTAACGACCCCAATAATGATACTGCAAGTTTCTGTACATG TTCATGGGCTTCTTATAACCTTATCAGTGCATGCACTGTTTGCCAAAATGCTGATTTCCAGTTCAAGATCTCAGT TTGGACAGATTATTCCTCATTGTGCTCTGGGAAACTTTCAACGACGTGCGCTTCCAATCACCT ATACTTTCCATCCAACATAACACTTCCAACTGATCTAACTATACCATTCTGGGCGGGACAAGATC CCACAACCTGGCCAAACGGGAGATTCAATCCCTCAAACGCGCAACAGATAGCTAATGAAA ACCATGCCGATCTGGGTCAAGTCCCTCCACCTGCTCAGAAAAAGTCGTCGAACGTCGGTGCAATCGTTGGCGGTGTGATTGGAGGTTTGGTGGTCATTGCTGCTGCGATCGCAGCTGCACTTTATCTCATCCGTCGGCAACGCCAGTCCGCTCCCCCAGAGGGAACTCTTCCACTGTCCGACTCGTCTGGGCACATGCGTTCAATGTCTGATGTATCGGCGTCCACACGGGCTTACACTACTCTTTCATCTACCCCCTTCAAGACACCTGCGAGCCCTACCATTTTTACGCACAACACCAGTGTCCGATCCGTCCCCTTCATGAGCTCGGTAGCAGCTAGTACAGTACCTTACGGGACCGCTACACCTCCTCCCCTTGTCCGACCCACGGCTACCCCTCCTCCCGTAAACCGAGTCGAAGACGTTATTGAGCCTTTCACGACGCTTCCACAGCAAACCAACTCTAGTCACGATAGGAAGCAATCGAACGGCAACGGGTTCCCTCTGTATGACTCTCCCTCTGCACCCCCGGTTGGCGCTGCTATGCACATGGAGATCACCCGACCTACAACCCCTAGCCAGGCCCAGAGGGTCGGCCGATATAATCCCCCTGCCTATGCGGAATCATCTGCAGGGAACGGCAATCGGGCCGCCCACCAACGGAACCAGCCATCGACCTCGGACGCCCAATCGTTACACTCTCTCACTTCAAGCAGGCATCATGGGACACAACATACGATTGCACACAGTCCGAGCTCCAGTGGTTCTGGGATCACTAATATTGTGGGACAAGCGTTTGCCGACAATGAAGCTAGTGGAAGTGGTATCAATAGCTTGCCTGGATATGGCCGCCAAGTTGGTCCTTTTAGGGACGAAAAACGGAGGCCTCCGGAAGATGGGAGTATCAGTGCTCGCGACATCGCCTAA
- a CDS encoding 3-oxoacyl-[acyl-carrier-protein] reductase FabG, whose product MSNRLAQVSGHITNSNGRGLLAGEVAIITGAGQGIGRSTAILFAKEGAKVVISDIDAKRLESVEGEIKAAGGEVLSVAGDVGADDFPKKIVDATVQKWGKINHIINNAGFTFDKMLHTTPDETFDIIMKIHVRAPFRLIRQAAPYFRLKPEARENRSIINVSSTSGLHGNVGQANYAAAKAAVIGLTKTIAKEWGPFGVRANTIAFGLIHTRLTAPKEAGVTIEIDGKKVALGVPGARPPVSAAAPSEEAFPQIPLRRGGTPEDAAGSMLFLASPLASYVSGHTLEVTGGVGI is encoded by the exons ATGTCGAACCGTCTTGCACAAGTTTCTGGACACATTACCAACTCAAATGGGCGCGGGCTGCTCGCTGGAGAGGTTGCTATCATCACGG GTGCTGGACAG GGAATTGGACGCTCAACAGCAATCCTTTTCGCAAAAGAAGGAGCAAAGGTCGTCATCAGCGA TATCGACGCCAAACGCCTGGAGTCAGTAGAGGGTGAAATCAAAGCTGCAGGTGGAGAGGTCCTCTCCGTCGCCGGAGACGTTGGCGCAGACGACTTCCCAAAAAAGATCGTGGATGCAACCGTTCA GAAATGGGGGAAAATCAACCATATCATCAACAACGCCGGATTCACGTTCGACAAGATGTTGCACACGACCCCGGACGAGACGTTCGACATCATCATGAAGATTCACGTCCGCGCGCCGTTCCGACTTATCCGCCAAGCCGCGCCCTACTTCCGTCTCAAG CCCGAGGCGCGTGAGAACAGGTCTATCATTAACGTATCCTCGACGTCAGGTCTGCACGGGAACGTCGGCCAGGCAAATTATGCCGCTGCCAAAGCTGCGGTCATCGGTCTAACGAAGACCATTGCGAAAGAATGGGGCCCCTTCGGTGTGCGCGCCAACACCATCGCCTTTGGGCTGATTCACACTCG GTTGACTGCACCCAAAGAGGCTGGAGTTACAATTGAGATTGATGGAAAGAAGGTTGCACTGGGCGTCCCAGGCGCGCGCCCACCGGTTTCGGCTGCTGCTCCATCAGAGGAGGCATTCCCTCAGATACCCCTTAGGCGCGGCGGAACTCCAGAAGACGCTGCTGGATCAATGCTTTT CCTCGCGTCTCCTTTGGCTTCTTACGTCTCAGGGCACACTTTGGAAGTTACTGGCGGTGTTGGAATCTAA